The genome window TTTATTGTAACCAATTATGTGCCAAGCTGCAGTTCTGCAACATGTTGCATATTGTGTTAATGTGTGTAACTTGTGCTAATAATAAGccattgttttttatgtaataaTCTGCCCGATAAATGGCAGTTTAGTCAAAAGTGTTGCATAAATCTTTCTGGCAGCACTTGATGTTGATGTAGGAATTCTGCTTGACCATCTCACATTCTGACATGGCCATGCACTTCTGAAAATGTCCATCTGTTTCAAACAAATACAGACTTTGTATTGatacaaatgtaaacatttgacaCACATGACCTCATGTAAGACACAGTTAAGTGAAGTCAAAGGAACAAGTAACTTAAATGTATATTAATGTTCCTAAAAGCCTAACATGAACAGGTACTCACATGGTTTTCTGATGAACCTGGCAGCCGCACATCCGTTTTTCTCCGGTGGACAGGTAACTGTGGTGACCTCACAGGCTCCACCTGCTTTAGCTGGGGTACACTGATGGCATTCTAGGGCCCAGCCTTGAAACACACATTCATTCAATATTCGCACATCATCGTACATGTTAAACAtttctaaatgttttaaaacataattatttCCTTTTCAactgtttaaaggtgcagtccgtaactttatttagtttaaattaacataaatcAACTGTTGTTTAACTGCTTTTTCaggttttaaacagagatggcaatAAAGAGGCAGAGGTTATGGATTAAagctttaaaggggtcatattatgagattttttttaagatgtcaaataaatctttggtgtcccgagaatgtgtatgtgaagttttagctcaaaataccccacagataatttattataacatgttaaatttgccactttgtgggtgcgtgcaaaaatgtgccgtttttgggtgtgtccttttaaatgcaaatgagctaatgaaATCATGGGTAGATACCCGTCTTGTCCCTGTGGATCTACACTGGTGTCCTcttcagtgttgggggtaatgcattacaagtaacgtgcattatgtaatattatcacttttctgaagtaacaagtaaagtaatgcattactttttaaatgtacacattaatatttaagttactttttcaaaaaaattatgcaagttactttttttgtttcattaaattgattaaaatgaattaaactaaatgtagttacattatgcacttttaagtaatgcaaaagtaacaaaaaataaCGTAGGCATTATTtaccatgaaaagtaactaactaacgcaattagttactttttgggagTAAAtttatattgtaatgcattacttttaaaagtaactttccccaacactggtcctCATTGGTCCAGGAAAGATTTTGCACCACAGACCAGTAGGGAAGGTGTGTGTGGCCCCCGAAACGCCACTTCTGATGGCTTACCTGGTCAAAGGTCATTCACTGAGGCCCTTCTCTCTGGGAGGACACCACAACCCCTTTCATTTGGACTCTACCCCACCCACCAGTAGATACTTTAATCTCCTTTATaaacattcatatttattttgttgaaaTAACCACCCTGGCCCTGATGCCACACCAATCTTTGCTCACCCATATATATATTCAGAACTCAAAATGACAATCTTATCGCTTTCCTGTTGCTAATTCATCATCTGTACATTTCTGTGCACATACAGTTAAGCACAGCATAGGTTGGTTGCGTCATGAACTCTGTTTTATGACAGGAAATCAATGAGCAAACTCACTGCCTGACACAACCAGCCCAAGAAGAACAGCAAACACGATGAACTTCATCATtctgtaaaacaaacaaaacagagtcagcaggacaaacatttcattaaGTAACAGAAATAGCAGAGATGTACGATATTCAATTTTTTCACCGATAGTGTACCgtacaaaaaaacatatatataaaataaaaatacatgttatatgaatttattttatattgttttatgtatgGACCTCTGTTAATGTTTAGATATCCTGACAGGAAaacaacaatgaaaaaaatgtccAATAACAACTCATAAACTAAATCCAAAAATAAAGCAGTCTTATGATAAATCTATTCAAAGCataaaagcttttttaatgTCATAGGATTTCTGCCAGTGGATCAATAAAGCTTATCTCATATGAGATTCAGAGATCTGTGTGTGTATCTGATGTACAGTATAAACGCAGTAATAGatcaagaaaaaaaacaatcttgatgaatatatatatatatacatttttaatcctTCCAGGCAGATTTTAAAAGATTAGTGTAACTTACCTTTGTACCGCTGCGACTGAGTAAAACTGAATGAGGCACTGTCTGCAAAACCCCACCTTTATAAGATAAATTTCTTATCACGCTCCCTCTTGCTCTCTCTTTGCAAACAGACCAAGCCTGGTCATACATACAGCATAAATGAGCCAATAGCCATAACCCAAGAACATTAAACAGTATTTCCCaactttatgtgtgtgtaagttAGCAGAACTTCTGCGTGCAGGGTTTTGTGAAGTTGTCTGCATTGGCTTCTGCTGGTGGTCAGAAATaatgcaaatgtcaaccttattAAAGTTTTTACCCAAAGTTTTTAACCATAATGATGTGTCAATTGTCAATATTTAAGGGTTTATATACCTATGCAAAGTCTTTGTTAAAgttgcatttattatttttcatagtTGAGTATAGTGCAAAATTCCATACCAGAGAAATGCAACATCCATAAGGCTGTTTCTTCCTCATAAatgcatacaaaaatgtacataaataaatattaagtgTTCTTTGAAGAGCCTTCTCAATTTGTTGGTATTATAGCCTTTTTTGGTCACATCCATATTGCATGCAGGTTTcactcatttaaaataaaaatcgtATAAATcgactgatatttttctgatgtctggacTCTATCATCAGGGGtttctgaaaataaaaacatatggTTTAATATATTGGTTATAAATGCATTCTTCGAGAATTTATATTTCAagttttgactgcaaatgtcacatccataacgctGCAATTGCTCATATGCGTTACTTTTCTCCCACATTGCGATTCCAACCAGGGCCAGCTTTAACCTGCGAGAGCTTTCAAATCTATTATACAGCGCTTCTGGTCAATCGTGTTATTCTGCGGTCAAGTATTTTCATGCGTATTTATGCatctggcagatgcttttatccaaagcaacttacatgCGAGCTTCACATTTTCTCAGTATATGTGTTCCCTGGAAATCAAACCCGTGACCTCTActctgctaatgcaatgctctgccaactgagttaaaggaacaccaccgttttcataCACTTGTATAACTGACTGTTGTCATGGGCAACCGATGACCTTAATATAAGTCATTTCTATAACAGCATGACAAATGTAAAAGGTAGGTGGATGGAAATATAGACAGGAACATAGGTAGATATGTAGGATGTAGATTTTACGCCTTGTAACCAAACTCATATATTGTACACCTCACCCGGTCCCCTTTTCCAATGTTTATATACTGTCTGCTCTGATCGGTGTCCATCTGCCTTGTTTTGACCGTCTGCCAACAGCTGTGCCCGCACCCAAACAGTGTGTTTGGTTCTGGACTGTAAATCTAAGCTCAAGCACAATGCATTCTCACCCTCCTGAACTCCAATATCAGCAGAGCCTCTGTAAGAGAAACTGTCAGTGATGCAAAAATACTAAGCTCTCCATTGTGAGGGATAACAACTTTTAGCGCATAGGGCATATATATCAGACAGTCCAAAATGTTTCTTCTGGTTGCCCTTGTTCTCATACAGTACCAGTGGATAGCGAAGCAATGTCACAGTATTCAGGGAAGGTGAGTAAGGCACTTTTATTGCATCGCCCACTAACATGCAAATCACTTGTGTGTTGATGCTCTATGTATACTTGCAAAGCTTCACTGGTCATTTATCCATTAAAATCTTTGaattatattgtacatttaacaaaacatttgcTGCAAAAGAGATACACAGATAAAGTTTTTGGCatgaaattgtaaaacatattttgttttattctttCGTTGTAATGCATACAGTGTGTATGAAACCAGAATTCACAACCCACTTTCATTCTGTGATGTCATCTATTTATGACTGAACAAGAAAAAGAGACCGGAAGTATTTCCTGATAATTTCCCTCTCATCCCAGATAGTGTTTTACGAGGGGAAATGTTTCACAGGCAGAAGGCTGGAAGTGTTTGGAGATTGTGATAACTTTGAGGACCGTGGCTTCATGAACAGGGCGAACTCTGTGCGTGTGGAGAGCGGGGCCTGGGTGTGTTTCGACCATCCGGATTTTAAGGGACAACAGTACATGCTAGAAAGAGGAGAGTATCCTAACTACCAATGTTGGAACGGCCACAATGATCACATGGGCTCCTGCAAGCCAATCAAAATGGTGAGGATGAAACAGGATGTTAAAAGTTGCTTGCATACGTTATACTGCACAAAATAGCCTACAGTAATGACTAAACTTTAAATAAttgatatttttgcttttttaaccTTAACTGTCGCCGTCCCGTATACGGGACACCTGTATTTACTTTGATATTGTTGAGGTAAATGctaatctatcactacaaactatatattgttggaaaggtctaagcctctagaatacatatttcagcagtattttataaaataaattatgtagggagagtaattgattcatttatgaagagagtgcgcctcaaaacatttatatactgctaaatgtcactgtcttGCCAGCGGGGCGCCTacgtttacttcagtgttttccaTGTGAATTTttatccaatcatgacaaactatatatcattggaaagctctaagagtgtagtctTCATATATCCTCACCATTTTGGGAGAATTCTGACGTAGTGAGACtcagtttctaaaatgtcacgggCCAACATCTAGGCCCAATttgattttacatatttataacactaaacccCTACtctaaacataaaaaatcttgataaactatatatcactggaaagctctcagaatgtagttttcatatttcaagtcatctgatgatagaaataatgtagtgacagttttAAGTTTCATGACCCCAccccccataggaatgcatattaattttatatattcataattctaatatcatattataaatcttcaaaaatgttgacaaactatatatcattgtaAAGCTCAAAGactgtagttttcatatttcaaaacattttagcagtaataataatgcagtgacagttatttattaatttgcagcaagagtatgcagcaaaccgttgacacctactggcctttgttggtaaaacgacaaaaaagccacacaaacctcattttttgtgattttaccttgaaaattagcatttgaaaattagttataaaatgactgaatccaaaatTTGCCAAATTCTGTGACCTTCCGTCCATTCAATTTTTATGCTTGGATTCCGTGATTCCGTCCGCGTTTTCAGCATTGCGGAAATCATAGGGCCCTACAAATTTTAGGAAAATGACTGCaaaacattattaaaaatgagaatcaacaaatattaataacaaaTGCAATTGTAGTGAATGTATGCTTTATTAAATGCtttattatttaatgttttgtccaTCATACACCTCATATTATAATGGTATAACGTAACCTGAGGGGGAATTAAAAGCCAAAATATACTGAGACATCACTTTTGACCACTACTATATTGTACAATGTAAATTAGTATGTAGTATGCAATGATAAATTATTTCCTGCATGTCACACGCACTATGCATAATGCATACTACTGGAAAGGTATAACTAGTATggtatgttttttttagaaaatgtcattATATTTTTACTCTGTCTTTCTCAGCATGGAGAACATTACAGGATGGAGCTGTTTGAAGGTCAAAACTTCACTGGTCAGTGTGTCGAACTGTGTGAAGACTGTCCCTTCCTCCCGAGCACTGGATTTGGCAAGAACTGCATCAACTCCATTAAAGTCTATGGAGATGGCGCGTAAGTTTCACAAGGCATAATATAACAATAAAGGGTTTAGGGTGCTTTCACATCAGCACTTTTGTTGCGCACATGGGTTCATCAGTTCTTTTGGAAGACGTAAATGCCATTGCGACAACTTGACATAGATTGCCTTGTTGACAAGCTGGCTGATGTCCTGCAAGGGAATTCAAGGAAACAGGTGTACTGACAAATGTATAAATTGAATGAACTTGTAAGACGTTTGGATAAAGGTAtctaatatatataaaaaaattgtttttaaacttttaggggcagtttcccagacagggcttagaTTAATCCAGAACTAGACCTTAGTTAAATAAGGactttaaagtagtttatacTCAGATACCTTACAAGAAACAATGCATCtgaagacaaaacaatgtcactgatatatgttatttttaaattaaggcagctcaaacatgcattttattctggaCAGGAAACCGCACCTCAGTTAAAGTATTTTACAATGGTACAAGTACATAGAGATAACAATTTAGTGTCCTCCATCtgttgtatattatatttaatcTTAGTCATATTATTTTGTCATGGCAAATACTTGTTTTAACAGCTTGCTGCATagttgtttaaagggatagttcactttaaaatgagaaTTCTgccataattttctcatcctcatgttctGATGAAAAAACAGGAGGattttttgagaaatgatggtggACGCGCGGCGGTgggtgaccattgacttccataataggaaaaaaatattttggaagtattgtgatatatctgggaaaatattttgataaatgatggtaagcacacaattgaCGGTACCCAGTAAAttacatcatattttttattcctactatggaagtctatggtcacttactgctgtgtgtttaccatcatttctcaaaatatcttctttgtgttcatcagaaaaacgaaattcatacaggtttaaaacaacatgatgatgagaaaatgatgagagaattttcattttaaagtgaactatccctttaataaagatgtctctctctctctctctctctctctctctctctctctctctctctctctctctctctctctctctctctctctttttctctctctctctctctctctctctctctctctctagatGGGTCATGTATGAGGAGTCAAACTATCGTGGACGCATGTACATTGTGGAGAGAGGAAACTACGGCTCATTTTTGGAATGGCAAGCTGAAAATCCAAATATTCAGTCCATCCGCCGGGTGATCAACTATTTCTAAATGCCAATTAGATGAACAGCTTCACTTTTAATAACACAATAGCTCAAAACAATGTAGTATATTAACTATCTGAAATAGCTTAATATATTGATAAACATTCATTTGTATAAATTGGTTGCATGTAATATTTTTTACCCCTGTGAACATTTCAGTAATTTCAGATTtggattttaaaataaagtgcaatTAGTACAAACTATTTTCTCAATTCTTGTctgtttttgtatttgtattgagGAGCTGAAATAAAAAAAGGATTGTGAAAAGGTGctcttgtaaattattttacaatttcAAAAATTTGGTTAATGTTGTTACTTTAGACAACCATAGGGCTCCTGTTTTATGCATTGTGCTACAAACCTCTCAAGACAGCTCATACCAACACagtggccctcatttatcattcttgcgtagaaacgggcgtatatgttggcgtaagattatgcttacactcctctcaacgcctgatttatgaaactgtgcgtaccattgatattcaggtgtacgcaatatctgcccttcataaatgccgcggccgaaaacgatcgtcattagaataacaagcccatataaattcaagtctccgcctcccccacgccctcattttacgccattgacacacgaaagacggcaaagaagagaaaccggggaagtgaaaagaaacaaaattgttttatttgggagtttaaagagtgggattaaaggcacattaataattggatgacaatttgtaatattcttattattagttttattattgattgatatttagaagaataattatttattattattattattattattatttactgttgcttACATCTAAATTCTATGTCTGATTAATGGTTCAgttaagttttgttttaaatactattttaaaatgatggagtaacttttgtagtgtgttgttctgtatttacatacagttgtttgttagctgtatcttagagtttgatacggagctccggatataattcaaattaacaatttgtttccacgacatccatatgttttactaggctaattcataatttgaagtaataataattgtaatagtaatgacgaaatattataataattaatcccaagaaacaaactgttgaatattgggaacgaattttatatttatggccatactttagactaaataagaaaaagaagtgtccataatgtagcataaaagataattcgtggccatgattttgtccgcatgtcatcatcatcagatttatggctccattcaacacaaacattttactttaccTATTCATGTGtagctatttatttatcatcgaatggtatgtaactagcttaccttttgatgcattattaccatgttttcgtagcacatcctattcttgcaatgtgccgcttcagattccaggatgaatatttgctaacttttaCAGTTTCTCCGCACTtccttttaatgttttcttcctgtccaatcttaactttgatttttactttacatttatgtataaggcttgaattccacaacttattgctagacgtttttacagattctcgaactagcaaattatcaaagggcgttctgggttcaatGAGCGGTGCGAGCGGACTTTTTAGAAAGGCGCTTTGATGGtaatattaccgcaccgctcaaGGCTCCGCTCCGCTCCGCTCACATGCTTTGCCCTGAAACGTCAGGTAAAGCACCCAGGCTCTcaactgaaggaatacatatgcatacaaatcaaatgctttggtagtctctcaaattaaacattgaagtccatgttgcataaaaataaacactgaagtttgtaattattatgtttttttacagtgggtcataatatatcatatattttagtttgtcagtgcgttttgtggtgttaggaagtgtttgcgcatttctgcGCAATTGGccattggccctcatttatcattcttgcgtagaaacgggcgtatatgttggcgtaagattatgcttacactcctctcaccgcctgatttatgaaactgtgcgtaccgttgatattcaggtgtacgcaatatctgcccttcataaatgccgcggctgaaaATGATCGTCATtataacacgcccatataaatctgcctcccccacgccctcattttacgccATGGACACACGGAAGACGGCAAACAAGAGAAACCAGGGAAGTGGAAAGAAAcacaattgttttatttgggagtttaaagagtgggattaaagacacattaataattggatgacaatttgtaatattcttcttattatttttattattaattgatatttagaagaataattattatttattattattatttacggTTGCCTAatgcctacatctaaattctatgtctgcttatggttcagttaatttttttaaataatattttaaaatgatgtagtaacttttgtagtgtgttgttctgtatttacatacagttgtttgttagctgtatcttagatccagtttgatacggagctccggatataattcaaattaacaatttgtttccacgacatccacatgaTTTACTacgctaattcataatttgaagtaataataattgtaatagtaattacgaaatattataataattaattccaaggaacaaactgttgaatattgggaacaaattctaaatttaaggccatactttagactaaataagaaaacgaagtgtccataatgtagcataaaaataatttgtggccataattttgtccgcatgtcatcatgatcggatttacggctccattcaacacaagcattttaccttacctcatctgtatttatttatcatcgaatggtacgtaactagcttaccttagttttattgcattaccatgttttcgtagcacatccttgtgctttcttgcaatctgccgcttcagattccagggGGAATATTTGCTAACTCTTTACAGTCTCTACGCAGTCCCTTTCAATTTTTTCTTCCTGctcaatcttaactttgatttttactttacatttatgtataaggcttgaattccataacttattgctagacgtttttacagattctcgaactagcaaattatcaaagggcgttctgggttcaacgagcggtgcTGAGGGAGCGGAATATTCGGAAAGGCGCTTTGATGGTAATATTACCGCACCGTTCACATGCTCGCTCTGAAACGTCAGGTAAAGCGCACCGGCTCTcaactgaaggaatacatatgcatacaaataaaatgctttggtaaagtctcacaaattaaacattgaacattgttgcataaaaataaacactgaagtttataattactatgttttttttacagtgggtcataatatatcatatattttagtttgtcagtgcgttttgtggtgttaggaagtgtttgcgcatttctgcactaactcaaaatgtgcgtacaccacctcctgagctggcgtaggatttgagcgtgccgtacgccaacgttcatattgataaatctcaaagtcaccgtggttttgggtgtacgcaaggtgtacgctggaaatttggtgtacgcacttttgataaatgagggccattgtgtTTACTACTCACTACTAgtatgcagaggtcacattttgagCAACCTGACAATTCACTTTTCCCTTTCACTTT of Misgurnus anguillicaudatus chromosome 2, ASM2758022v2, whole genome shotgun sequence contains these proteins:
- the crygn1 gene encoding gamma-crystallin N-A isoform X1 codes for the protein MSQYSGKIVFYEGKCFTGRRLEVFGDCDNFEDRGFMNRANSVRVESGAWVCFDHPDFKGQQYMLERGEYPNYQCWNGHNDHMGSCKPIKMHGEHYRMELFEGQNFTGQCVELCEDCPFLPSTGFGKNCINSIKVYGDGAWVMYEESNYRGRMYIVERGNYGSFLEWQAENPNIQSIRRVINYF
- the ly97.3 gene encoding uncharacterized protein ly97.3 produces the protein MMKFIVFAVLLGLVVSGSWALECHQCTPAKAGGACEVTTVTCPPEKNGCAAARFIRKPYGHFQKCMAMSECEMVKQNSYINIKCCQKDLCNTFD
- the crygn1 gene encoding gamma-crystallin N-A isoform X2, with amino-acid sequence MNRANSVRVESGAWVCFDHPDFKGQQYMLERGEYPNYQCWNGHNDHMGSCKPIKMHGEHYRMELFEGQNFTGQCVELCEDCPFLPSTGFGKNCINSIKVYGDGAWVMYEESNYRGRMYIVERGNYGSFLEWQAENPNIQSIRRVINYF